The following coding sequences are from one Tissierella sp. window:
- a CDS encoding sigma 54-interacting transcriptional regulator, with protein MLSEVGLHLRINDILDSSFDGIYITDGQANTIIVNKAYERIAGIKIEELIGRNMKDLVREGYISQSATLLVLEDRKVNTIEQNFSTGKKALVTSTPVFNNAGEITMVVTNVRDITELYELKEKLDEKENLTKKYSVELEAMKIELLKNNDLIAMDKKMLDIIKMSIRVAPIDTTVLITGETGVGKGEIAKLIYKNSYRENKQFIKINCGSIPKTLIEAELFGYEKGAFTGANKDGKMGLFEVADGGTIFLDEIGELPLDIQVKLLRVLQDGQFTKIGGINEVTVDVRILAATNRDLEEMVREKTFREDLYYRLNVVPIIIPPLRDRRDDIMPLINYFLSKLNKKYNFKKTISPEVLKTLYSYEWKGNVRELRNIIERIMVMSEKDIINKDDLPQPILTWDSKQNIIQENDIVPLRQALGKVENHLLKIAYDKYGNVRDAAKALEIDPATFVRKRQKHK; from the coding sequence TTGTTATCTGAAGTAGGCTTGCATTTAAGAATAAATGATATATTGGATTCGTCTTTTGATGGAATTTACATAACAGACGGACAAGCTAATACAATTATTGTAAATAAAGCATATGAAAGAATAGCTGGAATCAAGATTGAGGAATTAATTGGGCGAAATATGAAAGATCTAGTAAGGGAAGGATACATATCCCAATCTGCAACTCTATTAGTATTGGAAGATAGAAAAGTAAATACAATAGAACAGAATTTCAGTACAGGGAAGAAAGCCTTGGTAACTTCTACCCCTGTATTTAACAATGCAGGGGAAATAACCATGGTAGTTACAAATGTAAGGGATATTACTGAACTGTATGAGTTAAAGGAAAAACTAGATGAAAAAGAGAATTTGACCAAGAAATATTCAGTAGAATTAGAAGCTATGAAAATTGAGTTATTGAAGAATAATGACTTAATTGCCATGGATAAGAAGATGCTAGATATTATAAAGATGTCTATTAGAGTAGCTCCTATTGATACAACTGTGCTTATTACAGGAGAGACAGGTGTAGGTAAGGGAGAAATAGCCAAACTAATATATAAAAATAGCTATAGGGAAAATAAACAATTTATTAAAATCAATTGTGGATCCATACCTAAGACCCTTATAGAAGCTGAACTCTTTGGATATGAAAAGGGTGCTTTTACAGGAGCAAATAAGGATGGAAAAATGGGCTTGTTTGAGGTGGCAGATGGAGGGACTATTTTTTTAGATGAAATAGGAGAATTACCCCTTGATATACAGGTAAAACTTTTGAGGGTACTTCAAGATGGTCAATTTACTAAAATAGGTGGGATAAACGAGGTAACTGTTGATGTTAGAATATTAGCAGCAACTAATAGAGATCTAGAAGAAATGGTAAGAGAAAAAACCTTTAGAGAGGATTTATATTATAGACTAAATGTTGTTCCAATTATAATACCACCCCTTAGAGATAGAAGAGATGATATTATGCCCCTTATAAACTATTTTTTAAGTAAGCTAAATAAAAAATACAATTTTAAGAAAACCATATCACCTGAAGTATTGAAGACTTTGTATTCCTATGAATGGAAAGGAAATGTAAGGGAACTAAGAAATATAATTGAGAGAATAATGGTAATGTCTGAGAAGGATATCATTAATAAAGACGATCTTCCACAGCCTATATTGACTTGGGATAGCAAGCAGAATATTATACAAGAAAATGATATAGTACCATTGAGACAAGCCTTAGGTAAAGTAGAAAATCATCTTTTAAAGATTGCATATGATAAATACGGAAATGTACGAGATGCAGCAAAGGCATTGGAAATAGATCCTGCAACTTTTGTTCGGAAAAGACAAAAACATAAGTAA
- a CDS encoding protein adenylyltransferase SelO family protein, whose amino-acid sequence MTEKKTIIETGLNLDSSYAGLPELFFTNTKPTTVNSPKLIILNNPLAISLGLNVQWLESNDGISMLAGNYIPEDAFPIAQAYAGHQFGHFTMLGDGRAILLGEQITPSGERFDIQLKGSGRTPYSRGGDGRAALGPMLREYIISEAMYSLGIPSTRSLGVVTTGESIIREKMLPGAVLTRIAASHLRVGTFEYASRLGTVQDLKELADYTLNRHFSMDENVANPYIFLLQEVIKVQAQLLAKWQLVGFIHGVMNTDNMTISGESIDYGPCAFMDTYNPATVFSSIDSRGRYAYGNQPHIAQWNLTRFAEALLPLLHENEEEAVKLAQNAISSFSDLFHLNWLKGMRGKLGLFKEEIQDESLIEELLTMMEKYGADYTNTFLALTFDKTQDTELFASKEFAHWYEKWQERLSRQEESKETSHELMRDSNPAVIPRNHRVEEALDAAVNQGDYTVMNKLLHILSCPYAHSQEQSEYATLPSLTSPYRTFCGT is encoded by the coding sequence ATGACAGAGAAAAAAACAATAATAGAAACAGGATTGAATTTAGATAGTAGTTATGCTGGTTTACCTGAATTGTTTTTCACTAATACTAAACCCACCACTGTAAATTCACCAAAGTTAATTATTCTCAACAATCCTTTGGCAATATCTTTAGGATTGAATGTTCAATGGTTGGAAAGTAATGATGGTATATCTATGCTGGCAGGAAATTATATTCCAGAAGATGCCTTTCCTATTGCTCAAGCCTATGCAGGACACCAATTTGGGCATTTTACTATGTTGGGAGATGGAAGAGCTATATTACTAGGGGAGCAGATTACTCCATCTGGAGAGAGATTTGATATTCAATTAAAAGGCTCAGGTAGAACTCCCTATTCACGAGGTGGTGATGGTCGAGCAGCCTTGGGGCCAATGCTGCGTGAATATATCATAAGTGAAGCAATGTATTCCCTTGGGATTCCTAGTACACGCAGCCTTGGAGTAGTTACAACGGGTGAGTCTATAATTCGAGAAAAGATGCTACCTGGTGCAGTTCTTACTAGGATAGCTGCTAGTCATCTGCGAGTAGGTACCTTTGAATATGCTTCTAGATTGGGTACAGTTCAGGATCTAAAAGAATTGGCTGATTACACATTGAATAGACATTTTTCAATGGATGAAAATGTGGCCAATCCTTATATTTTCTTACTTCAAGAAGTAATTAAGGTTCAGGCCCAATTACTTGCAAAATGGCAACTAGTAGGCTTTATCCATGGAGTAATGAATACTGATAATATGACCATAAGTGGAGAAAGCATTGATTATGGTCCATGTGCTTTCATGGATACCTATAATCCAGCAACGGTATTTAGCTCCATTGATAGTCGTGGTCGCTATGCCTATGGTAATCAACCTCATATTGCTCAGTGGAATCTAACTAGATTTGCTGAAGCATTATTACCTCTGTTACATGAAAATGAAGAAGAAGCTGTCAAGCTAGCTCAAAATGCAATATCCAGTTTTTCAGATTTGTTTCATCTTAATTGGTTAAAAGGAATGAGAGGAAAACTTGGATTGTTTAAGGAAGAAATACAAGACGAATCATTAATTGAAGAGCTTCTTACTATGATGGAGAAATATGGCGCTGATTACACTAATACCTTCCTTGCATTAACTTTTGATAAAACACAAGATACAGAACTCTTTGCTTCTAAGGAATTTGCTCACTGGTATGAAAAGTGGCAAGAAAGACTAAGTAGGCAAGAGGAATCAAAGGAAACTTCACATGAATTAATGCGAGACTCAAATCCAGCAGTAATCCCTCGTAATCACAGAGTAGAAGAGGCACTTGACGCTGCTGTAAATCAAGGAGATTATACTGTGATGAATAAACTTCTTCATATTCTTTCCTGCCCATATGCCCATTCTCAAGAACAAAGTGAATACGCGACACTTCCTAGCCTAACATCACCTTATCGAACTTTTTGCGGTACCTAA
- a CDS encoding acetyl-CoA hydrolase/transferase C-terminal domain-containing protein: MDWMVEYKNRLVSLDEAVKHIESGDRVVIAHAIGEPSALIDAMVSNRNQYRDVEIVHLVPMGKGEYLQEGMEKHFKHNAIFCGGISRNPVNEGRADYTPCFFHEVPRLFRDGYLPIDVALIMVSPPDADGNCSLGTSVDYTKSAVECAKITIAQVNEEMPRTYGDSFVNIKDLDYIVEANTPLPILNPPKISDIERAIGEHCASLVEDGSTLQLGIGAIPDAVLLFLKDKKDLGIHSEMISDGVVELYEAGVITNKMKTIHPGKMVVTFLMGTERLYNFVNNNPEVEMYPVDYVNDPCVIMQNYKMVSINSCIQVDLMGQVVSDTVGKKQFSGVGGQVDFVRGASMSKGGKSIIAMPSTAAKGTVSRIVSLIDEGAAVTTSRNDVQYIVTEYGIANLKGKTLKDRGRALINIAHPDFREDLIKEWEARFNTQF; the protein is encoded by the coding sequence ATGGATTGGATGGTAGAATATAAAAATAGATTAGTTTCTTTAGATGAAGCAGTAAAACATATAGAATCTGGAGATAGAGTTGTTATTGCCCATGCAATAGGTGAACCGTCAGCTTTAATAGACGCGATGGTATCCAATAGAAATCAATATAGAGATGTAGAAATAGTCCATTTAGTACCAATGGGCAAGGGTGAATACTTACAAGAGGGTATGGAAAAGCATTTCAAACATAATGCCATATTCTGTGGTGGAATAAGTAGAAATCCAGTAAATGAAGGAAGAGCAGATTATACACCTTGCTTTTTCCATGAAGTACCAAGGCTTTTCAGAGACGGGTATTTACCAATAGATGTGGCTCTAATCATGGTTAGTCCACCAGATGCTGATGGAAATTGTAGTCTAGGCACATCGGTAGATTATACTAAATCAGCAGTAGAATGTGCGAAAATAACTATTGCTCAAGTAAATGAAGAAATGCCAAGGACTTATGGAGATTCTTTTGTAAATATTAAAGACTTGGATTATATAGTAGAGGCAAATACACCTCTACCAATACTAAATCCACCTAAAATATCTGATATAGAGCGTGCCATTGGAGAGCATTGTGCTTCTTTAGTTGAAGATGGCTCAACATTACAATTAGGTATTGGAGCAATACCTGATGCCGTATTATTGTTTTTAAAGGATAAAAAGGACTTAGGTATTCATTCAGAAATGATATCAGATGGAGTAGTTGAGCTTTATGAGGCTGGAGTAATTACAAACAAGATGAAAACCATACATCCAGGAAAGATGGTAGTCACATTTTTAATGGGTACTGAAAGATTGTATAATTTTGTTAATAATAATCCTGAAGTTGAAATGTATCCAGTGGATTATGTAAATGATCCTTGTGTAATCATGCAAAACTACAAGATGGTATCCATTAACTCCTGTATACAGGTAGATTTAATGGGTCAAGTAGTTTCAGATACTGTAGGGAAAAAGCAATTCAGTGGAGTAGGCGGACAAGTAGATTTCGTTCGTGGAGCAAGCATGTCAAAGGGCGGAAAATCAATTATTGCAATGCCTTCCACAGCTGCAAAGGGAACAGTTTCAAGAATAGTATCCTTAATTGACGAAGGTGCTGCTGTGACTACTTCAAGAAATGATGTGCAATATATCGTTACAGAATATGGTATAGCAAATCTTAAGGGAAAGACCCTAAAAGATAGAGGAAGAGCCTTGATTAACATTGCTCATCCAGATTTCAGAGAAGATTTAATCAAAGAATGGGAAGCAAGATTTAATACTCAGTTTTAA
- a CDS encoding PucR family transcriptional regulator ligand-binding domain-containing protein, whose product MSRQNGISLEDMLKLDVMKSCNLIAGFRGVRNTISRVNIMADPDILEWTTEGELLLTTAYSFKRENIDVQKELIRECASKKVAGLGIKISPYLEALSPEILELANELSFPIIDIHYSIPLSDIMMDSFKVIFNKQASLLERIEKVHEQLMGAMLEGNGVEDLIQIVQDNIRNPVILHLSFSNEIIECSDGIRNDLNGELTKQVKEFYDSNNNKNKLKKLDEEKVLINGKYIKRMIMPIVLRDNIYGHIFAWGTDMPLGGFDLAIIESASTTVALSILQELSIKEVEIRYRSEFFEDLISIDSKRKKKALERARFFNLQMDNHYLIEVMSFRHENESKEIELQIDYIQEFLNPIVSIIEELMNYLNLRGIVSTKGNGIQILLSFTDSAQILSRIKEFNNMIVENIASKFAKLEVKIGVGRVYKSLDNVDKSFQEAVRTVRIGKAITCKEIITFDELGIFKILSQDSLVEELEDFYNTTLKPLVDYDEKKSTELVKTLNIYFMNNGNLTRISEQMFAHYNTILYRMSRISEITGMDLENPNHRLNLEIAIKIKELLSK is encoded by the coding sequence ATGTCTAGACAAAATGGAATTAGTTTAGAAGATATGTTGAAACTAGATGTGATGAAATCCTGCAATTTAATTGCAGGTTTTCGTGGTGTGAGAAATACCATATCTAGAGTAAATATTATGGCAGATCCTGATATATTAGAATGGACAACGGAGGGAGAATTACTTCTAACTACTGCTTATTCATTCAAGAGAGAAAATATTGATGTACAAAAAGAACTTATAAGAGAATGTGCTTCTAAGAAAGTGGCAGGATTAGGTATAAAAATATCTCCATATTTAGAAGCACTATCTCCAGAAATCCTTGAATTAGCTAATGAATTAAGCTTCCCAATAATAGATATACATTATTCCATTCCCCTTTCAGATATAATGATGGATTCTTTTAAGGTGATCTTTAACAAGCAAGCATCTCTTTTAGAACGAATAGAGAAGGTCCATGAGCAATTGATGGGTGCTATGTTAGAAGGAAATGGGGTAGAGGATTTAATTCAAATAGTCCAAGATAATATTAGAAATCCTGTAATCCTTCATTTAAGTTTTTCCAATGAGATTATAGAATGTAGTGATGGAATTAGAAATGATTTAAACGGTGAATTGACTAAGCAGGTAAAAGAATTTTATGACTCTAACAACAATAAAAACAAATTGAAGAAATTAGATGAGGAAAAAGTTCTTATTAATGGTAAATATATTAAAAGAATGATAATGCCCATTGTTCTAAGAGACAATATATATGGTCATATATTTGCATGGGGGACAGATATGCCTCTAGGTGGATTTGACTTAGCTATAATTGAATCTGCTTCCACTACCGTTGCACTCTCGATTTTACAGGAACTATCTATTAAGGAAGTTGAAATCAGATATAGGTCTGAATTCTTTGAAGATTTGATTTCTATAGATAGCAAAAGAAAGAAAAAAGCCTTAGAAAGAGCAAGATTTTTTAATCTTCAAATGGACAACCATTATCTTATAGAAGTTATGAGTTTTAGACATGAGAATGAAAGCAAGGAAATAGAGTTGCAAATTGACTACATACAAGAATTCCTAAATCCAATAGTGTCAATCATAGAAGAATTAATGAATTACTTGAATTTGAGAGGCATAGTATCCACAAAAGGCAATGGAATTCAAATACTTTTAAGCTTCACAGATTCTGCTCAAATCTTAAGTAGAATTAAAGAATTTAATAATATGATTGTAGAAAATATAGCCAGTAAGTTTGCTAAATTAGAAGTCAAAATAGGAGTAGGAAGAGTATATAAATCCCTAGATAATGTGGATAAAAGTTTCCAAGAAGCTGTTCGTACAGTAAGGATAGGAAAAGCAATTACCTGTAAAGAAATAATAACCTTTGATGAATTAGGTATATTTAAAATATTATCTCAAGATTCATTAGTAGAGGAATTGGAGGATTTCTATAATACTACATTAAAGCCTTTAGTTGATTATGATGAGAAGAAATCAACAGAATTAGTAAAGACCTTGAATATATATTTTATGAATAATGGGAACCTAACTAGAATATCTGAGCAAATGTTTGCCCATTATAATACTATTTTATATAGAATGAGTCGTATTAGTGAAATAACTGGTATGGATTTAGAAAACCCAAACCACAGATTAAATCTAGAAATAGCCATAAAAATAAAAGAACTATTAAGCAAGTAG
- a CDS encoding 4-hydroxyphenylacetate 3-hydroxylase family protein → MTREQYIESLRKLNLKVYMFGELVENPVDHPIIRPSMNSVAMTYELAQQDEYKDLMTTKSHLTGETINRFCHIHHSTEDLTKKIKMQRLLGQKTASCFQRCVGMDAFNAIYSTTFEMDKEYGTNYHERFVNYLKFVQEKDYTVDGAMTDPKGDRGLSPSEQEDPDLYLRITEVREDGIVVRGAKAHQTGAVNSHEHLIMPTIALKDEDKDYAVCFAVPSDAEGVIMIYGRQSCDTRKLEEGADIDLGNANFGGHEALVIFNDVFVPNDRVFMCKEAKYAGMLVERFAGYHRQSYACKTGVGDVLIGAAALAADYNGANKASHVKDKLIEMMHLNETIWACAVACSAEGSKTASGNYLIDLLLANVCKQNVTRFPYEIARLAEDLAGGIMVTMPSEADYKDPEIGKYVEKYLAGKTGTSTENRMRVLRLIENITLGTAAVGYRTESMHGAGSPQAQRIMIARQGNLEAKKEMARKIAQVDPSKDK, encoded by the coding sequence ATGACGAGAGAACAATATATAGAAAGTTTAAGAAAGTTGAATTTGAAGGTTTATATGTTTGGGGAGCTTGTTGAGAACCCTGTTGATCATCCTATAATTAGACCATCTATGAATTCAGTAGCTATGACCTATGAATTGGCACAGCAAGATGAATATAAGGATTTAATGACTACAAAATCACATTTAACTGGAGAAACAATAAATAGATTCTGTCATATTCATCACAGTACTGAGGATTTAACTAAAAAAATAAAAATGCAAAGATTATTAGGTCAAAAAACTGCTTCATGCTTCCAAAGATGTGTAGGTATGGATGCTTTTAATGCAATCTATTCAACTACTTTTGAAATGGATAAAGAATATGGAACAAATTATCATGAGAGATTTGTAAATTACTTAAAATTTGTTCAAGAAAAAGACTATACCGTAGATGGAGCAATGACAGATCCAAAGGGCGATAGAGGACTTTCACCATCAGAACAAGAGGATCCAGATTTATATCTTCGTATTACTGAAGTAAGAGAAGATGGAATCGTAGTTAGAGGAGCAAAGGCTCATCAAACAGGGGCAGTAAACTCCCATGAGCATTTAATCATGCCTACTATAGCTTTAAAAGATGAAGACAAGGACTATGCAGTATGCTTTGCAGTTCCATCAGATGCAGAGGGAGTAATCATGATCTATGGTCGTCAATCTTGTGATACAAGAAAATTAGAAGAAGGTGCAGATATTGACCTTGGAAATGCTAATTTTGGTGGACATGAAGCATTAGTTATATTCAATGATGTATTTGTTCCAAATGATAGAGTATTTATGTGCAAAGAAGCTAAATATGCTGGCATGTTAGTTGAAAGATTTGCTGGATATCATAGACAATCCTATGCATGTAAAACAGGTGTAGGCGATGTATTAATAGGTGCAGCAGCTTTGGCGGCAGATTATAATGGAGCCAACAAAGCTAGTCATGTAAAAGACAAATTAATTGAAATGATGCACTTAAATGAAACTATATGGGCATGTGCTGTAGCTTGTTCAGCAGAAGGAAGTAAAACTGCTTCTGGAAACTATTTAATTGATTTATTACTTGCAAATGTATGTAAGCAAAATGTAACTCGTTTCCCATATGAAATAGCTAGATTGGCGGAGGATTTAGCAGGTGGAATCATGGTTACTATGCCATCAGAAGCTGACTACAAAGACCCTGAAATAGGCAAATATGTTGAAAAATACCTAGCAGGAAAGACTGGAACTTCAACAGAAAATCGTATGAGAGTACTAAGACTTATAGAGAATATTACTTTAGGTACTGCAGCAGTTGGATACAGAACAGAATCCATGCATGGTGCAGGTTCACCACAAGCACAAAGAATAATGATAGCTCGCCAAGGAAATCTTGAAGCTAAGAAAGAAATGGCAAGAAAAATTGCTCAAGTAGATCCAAGCAAAGATAAATAA
- a CDS encoding nucleoid-associated protein gives MEIRINNAILHILDATSALPVYSRETLHLDDERIHDFIGKHIERLFEDQSVKLGKFMGSSQIERFIENIREDFVDTSISIAEILYELMQKYTEIPCGDLLISLVNSDNKNYLAILKFNYKEGYTHYVDYGDSGTLNKIVINKVMFPSETQRNIEAALIDLEDLSIKVFEREYDIEGGKIEYFSKLFLECTTNLSIKESIKVIRDVAKDITKRYYDDDFDKVSAIKEAIYENLDSGTIEVENVANAIFKNSPDIKNEYIERVESAGVDRIVDLDGKKPEKKLTVHKIKMDNGIQLDIPVDIYRNKNIIEFVNNSDGTISIIIKNINKIKQGN, from the coding sequence TTGGAAATTAGAATAAATAATGCAATACTTCACATACTTGATGCAACATCGGCTTTGCCAGTTTACTCTAGGGAGACTCTACATCTAGATGATGAAAGAATACATGATTTTATTGGCAAACATATTGAACGATTATTTGAAGATCAATCCGTAAAATTAGGTAAGTTTATGGGAAGTTCTCAGATTGAAAGATTTATTGAGAATATAAGAGAGGATTTCGTGGATACTAGTATATCAATTGCAGAAATATTATATGAATTAATGCAAAAGTACACAGAAATTCCTTGTGGTGATTTACTTATATCTTTGGTAAATTCAGATAATAAAAACTATCTTGCCATATTAAAATTTAATTACAAAGAAGGATATACCCATTATGTGGATTATGGGGATTCTGGTACATTAAATAAGATAGTTATAAACAAGGTAATGTTCCCTTCGGAGACTCAGAGAAATATTGAGGCAGCTTTAATTGACTTAGAGGATTTATCAATTAAGGTATTTGAGAGAGAATATGATATTGAAGGAGGAAAGATTGAGTACTTTTCAAAGTTATTCCTTGAATGTACTACAAATCTTTCAATCAAGGAAAGTATCAAGGTAATTAGAGATGTGGCAAAAGATATTACAAAAAGATATTATGATGACGACTTCGATAAAGTATCTGCAATCAAAGAAGCAATCTATGAGAACTTAGATAGTGGGACTATAGAGGTAGAAAATGTTGCAAATGCCATATTTAAAAATAGCCCTGATATTAAAAATGAGTATATTGAAAGAGTGGAAAGTGCAGGAGTTGATAGAATTGTAGATTTGGATGGGAAAAAACCAGAAAAGAAATTAACTGTGCACAAAATAAAGATGGATAATGGAATTCAACTTGATATTCCAGTTGATATATATCGCAATAAAAACATTATTGAGTTTGTAAATAATTCTGATGGAACTATTTCCATTATTATTAAAAATATAAACAAGATTAAACAAGGGAATTAA
- a CDS encoding aldehyde dehydrogenase family protein: protein MTKTAVDMMVEKAREAQKVFEKFNQEQVDAIVKAMGKVIYDNAELLAKEAVEETRMGVYEDKVAKNKGKSKTIWNSLRDKKSIGIIGEETENGLILVAKPIGVVCAVTPTTNPIVTPMCNAMFALKGGNAIIVAPHPRSKKSSTHAVALMNQEIKKLGAPDNLIQIIEEPSIELTGELMQKADVVLATGGMAMVKSAYSSGKPSFGVGAGNVQVILDRDIDYVEATQKVIAGRIFDNGIICSGEQSIIVPEDKYDEVVKAMKVNGAFYAEDDETVNKFRDAMFKNGMINGDVVGQSVQFIANLAGVEVPKETKVILLKPTGVGKEDLLCKEKMCPAMIILPYNTFEEAVEIAQTNLELEGKGHTTAIHSNNQEHIKYAGLNLTVSRLVVNAPSSTTAGGSFFNGLSPTTTLGCGTWGNNSISENLNYRHLINVSRVAFVRQGVTAPTDEEIWN from the coding sequence GTGACTAAAACAGCTGTGGATATGATGGTAGAAAAAGCAAGAGAAGCTCAAAAGGTATTTGAAAAATTTAATCAAGAACAAGTAGATGCTATAGTAAAAGCTATGGGTAAGGTAATCTATGATAATGCTGAGCTTTTAGCAAAAGAGGCAGTAGAAGAAACTAGAATGGGTGTATATGAAGATAAAGTGGCTAAAAACAAAGGAAAATCAAAAACTATTTGGAATAGTTTAAGAGATAAAAAATCCATTGGAATAATTGGTGAAGAAACTGAAAACGGACTTATTTTAGTAGCTAAGCCTATAGGAGTAGTTTGTGCTGTTACTCCAACTACAAACCCAATAGTTACACCAATGTGTAATGCTATGTTTGCTTTAAAAGGAGGCAATGCAATAATTGTAGCCCCTCATCCTAGATCTAAAAAATCTAGTACACATGCAGTTGCATTGATGAACCAAGAGATCAAGAAACTAGGTGCACCAGATAATCTAATTCAAATAATAGAAGAACCTTCTATAGAATTAACAGGAGAATTAATGCAAAAAGCTGATGTCGTATTGGCAACAGGTGGTATGGCAATGGTTAAGTCTGCTTATTCTAGTGGTAAACCTTCATTTGGAGTAGGTGCAGGTAATGTTCAAGTAATTTTAGATAGGGATATTGACTATGTAGAAGCAACACAAAAAGTAATAGCAGGAAGAATATTTGATAATGGAATAATCTGTTCTGGAGAACAATCAATTATTGTACCAGAAGATAAATATGATGAAGTAGTAAAAGCAATGAAAGTAAATGGAGCATTTTATGCAGAGGATGATGAAACAGTAAATAAATTTAGAGATGCAATGTTTAAAAATGGAATGATAAATGGTGATGTAGTAGGACAATCTGTACAATTTATAGCGAATTTAGCAGGAGTAGAAGTACCAAAAGAAACAAAAGTTATATTATTAAAACCAACAGGAGTTGGAAAAGAAGATTTACTTTGCAAGGAAAAAATGTGTCCAGCAATGATAATATTGCCATATAATACTTTTGAAGAAGCAGTAGAAATAGCTCAAACTAATCTTGAATTAGAAGGAAAGGGACATACAACTGCAATCCATTCAAACAATCAAGAACATATTAAATATGCTGGTTTAAACCTTACAGTATCAAGACTTGTAGTAAATGCACCATCATCTACTACTGCTGGTGGATCATTCTTTAATGGTTTATCACCAACTACTACTTTAGGCTGCGGTACTTGGGGAAATAATAGCATATCAGAAAACTTGAATTATAGACATTTAATTAATGTTTCAAGAGTAGCATTTGTAAGACAAGGAGTAACTGCTCCTACAGATGAAGAAATTTGGAATTAA
- a CDS encoding 4-hydroxybutyrate dehydrogenase has product MRQLIIKPQIYKFNTCAEFIEAFPVTEKDLVLTNEYIFQPYFGGFNLPCNVVYQEKYGLGEPSDEMIDKIFDDIKEIDFNRVIAIGGGSVIDIAKLFVIKNGTNALELFDKTIPMLKDKELIIIPTTCGTGSEATNISIAEIKSKGTKMGLAIDELYADYAIMIPEMVKTLPYKFFVTSSIDALIHAIESLVSPKSNCYTELFSIKAIEIILKGYLEIVEKGEDHRMEIIEDILIASNYAGIAFANTGVGAVHALSYPVGGTYHVPHGEVNYQFFVEVFRTYNRLNPNGKIKEVNEMLAKLIGTTTANVYEELEKILNNLLPKKALREYGMKEEEIEEFTISVLEKQQRLLANNYTELSRDEIKGIFARLF; this is encoded by the coding sequence GTGAGACAATTAATTATTAAACCACAAATATATAAATTTAACACTTGTGCTGAATTTATAGAGGCTTTTCCAGTAACTGAAAAAGACCTAGTACTTACTAATGAATATATTTTCCAACCATATTTTGGGGGCTTCAACTTACCTTGTAATGTAGTATATCAAGAAAAATATGGACTAGGTGAGCCATCAGATGAAATGATAGATAAGATATTTGATGATATTAAAGAAATTGATTTTAATAGAGTAATTGCCATAGGTGGAGGTTCTGTAATAGATATAGCAAAATTATTTGTAATTAAAAACGGAACAAATGCATTAGAATTATTTGATAAGACCATTCCAATGCTAAAGGATAAGGAATTAATCATAATCCCTACAACATGTGGCACTGGTAGCGAGGCTACAAATATTTCCATAGCAGAAATAAAATCCAAGGGTACAAAAATGGGATTAGCAATAGACGAATTGTATGCAGATTATGCAATCATGATTCCTGAAATGGTGAAAACATTACCATATAAATTCTTTGTAACTAGCTCCATAGATGCCTTGATTCACGCTATAGAATCCTTAGTTTCTCCAAAATCCAACTGCTATACTGAATTATTCAGTATAAAGGCTATTGAAATCATATTAAAGGGATATTTAGAGATAGTTGAAAAGGGCGAAGATCATAGAATGGAAATAATTGAAGATATACTAATTGCAAGTAATTATGCAGGTATAGCTTTTGCCAATACAGGAGTAGGAGCAGTTCATGCATTATCCTATCCAGTTGGAGGAACTTACCATGTACCTCATGGAGAAGTAAATTATCAATTCTTCGTAGAAGTATTTAGGACATATAATAGATTAAATCCAAATGGAAAAATAAAAGAAGTAAATGAAATGTTAGCAAAATTAATTGGAACTACAACTGCAAATGTATATGAAGAACTAGAAAAGATACTAAACAATTTATTACCTAAAAAAGCTCTTAGAGAGTATGGAATGAAAGAAGAAGAAATTGAAGAATTCACTATATCTGTACTTGAAAAACAACAAAGATTATTAGCAAATAACTATACAGAATTATCAAGGGATGAAATAAAAGGCATATTTGCTAGATTGTTTTAA